The Salvelinus namaycush isolate Seneca chromosome 16, SaNama_1.0, whole genome shotgun sequence genome has a segment encoding these proteins:
- the LOC120060742 gene encoding monoglyceride lipase-like yields MNVLVTCLFFACLSYLYSTDLISVLRVYVAEWVLGASMPEPGAPRRTPQGVPYADLQHIVNADGQHLFCRYWEPEGPPRALVFVAHGAGEHCGPYDEIGQTLKEQSLLVFAHDHVGHGQSEGDRMNIKDFQVFVRDSLQHIDLMKGRHPDLPIFIIGHSMGGAISILTACERPNDFAGVALIAPMVKMNPESATPFKVFLAKVLNHMVPSLSLGSIESKWVSRDQKQVEAYDNDELNYHGGMRVSFGMQLMGAAARIEREVPAITWPFLLLHGDDDKLCDIRGSQMMFDMAQSTDKKIKVYDGAYHALHHELPETAASVLKEVTGWISERLTVSPSQGS; encoded by the exons ATGAACGTCTTAGTCACGTGCTTGTTTTTCGCCTGTCTGTCCTACCTGTACAGCACCGACCTAATATCCGTGCTCCGTGTTTATGTTGCAGAGTGGGTCCTCGGCGCCTCCATGCCCGAACCAGGAGCTCCGCGGCGGACTCCGCAAGGTGTCCCCTACGCCGACTTGCAGCACATCGTCAACGCCGACGGACAGCACTTGTTCTGCCGCTACTGGGAGCCGGAGGGCCCCCCAAG GGCTCTGGTGTTCGTGGCCCATGGGGCAGGGGAGCATTGTGGGCCGTATGATGAGATCGGCCAGACCCTGAAGGAACAGTCTCTGCTTGTCTTTGCACACGACCATG ttGGCCATGGCCAGAGTGAAGGAGACAGGATGAATATTAAGGACTTCCAGGTGTTTGTCAGAGACTCCCTCCAGCACATTGACCTGATGAAGGGACGACACCCTGACCTGCCAATCTTCATCATTGGACATTCTATG GGTGGAGCCATTTCCATTCTGACGGCGTGTGAACGACCAAATGACTTTGCCGGTGTGGCTCTGATTGCTCCTATGGTCAAGATGAACCCAGAATCTGCCACACCCTTCAAG GTGTTCCTGGCTAAAGTCCTAAATCACATGGTGCCTAGTCTCTCTCTGGGCTCTATTGAGTCTAAATGGGTTTCACGGGACCAAAAACAG GTTGAGGCGTATGACAATGACGAGTTGAACTATCACGGTGGGATGCGTGTGTCATTTGGCATGCAGCTGATGGGCGCGGCGGCGCGGATCGAGAGAGAGGTCCCTGCCATCACCTGGCCCTTCCTGCTTCTCCATGGTGACGACGACAAGCTGTGTGACATTAGAGGGTCCCAGATGATGTTTGACATGGCCCAGAGCACGGACAAGAAGATTAAG gTCTATGACGGAGCATACCACGCCCTGCACCATGAACTCCCAGAGACAGCGGCATCGGTGCTGAAGGAAGTCACTGGCTGGATCTCTGAACGTCTCACTGTGTCTCCTTCTCAGGGCTCCtag